The nucleotide sequence AGGTTGCGGGGCCCCGTCATCACCCAGCACAGGATGCGCACCCGCTCGTACAGCTCGTCTGCCACGCTGCGGTCCTCCCCTGCGGGCACGGGGGCACCATCGGCCACGGCACGGGCCGCCACGGCACAGCACCGCCTGCGGCAGAAGGCTCCTGGACCGCGGAAGGCCACAGATGCATGTGGCCGGGGGGGTTCCAAATGCCCCCCACCCCTCTAGGGGGCTGAGCCCCCCATAACATGCCCCATGGGCACCGGGGACCCCAAGCCTCCCCTGGTTCCCGCTGATGGGGTCAAGACCCCGGCCGGGGCAGAGCCAGCGCCCGGCGCTCTCCGCGTGCCCCTTGCCGTGGCGTCACCCACCTGCGGAGCGCGGCTGGACCACGCTGGAGAGCCCGGGGTGCTGGGCGGCCCCCGCGGGGTCCTCGCCCGCCGGGGGGGCTCGGCGCGCCGGCGGCACCGGCCACGGCAGCAGGACGCCGTTGAGGAGGTAGAAGGTGGCCGCGAAGCCCACGAAGATGCCGCCGTGGAAGGCCAGCGACGGGCTCCTGAGGCCCGGCAGCAGCAtcgcgggccggcggcgggggcgggcgtCCGGCGCGGCCTGGGGGCGAGGGCGTCAGGCCCCGGGGGCGAGCGGGGACCCGCCGCGGCTGCTCCCATCCACCGCGCTTCCCCCATCCGCCGCGCCGGCCCTTTGCCAGGGCACTGGGGAAGCCCTGGGGTGACATCCAGGGGGCTTTGGAcccacgggggggggggttgccaGGCCCCTGGGCAGCCCCGCCTCGGCAAAGGGGCATCACTGGGGGCACAACATGGGCAACAGAGACCCCCCCCAGGTACCCGTTAAAGGGGGAGGTGGAAAAGGGGGTCCAAGCCCCAcgtgctccctgcagcccatTAAGATGGGGCGCAGGGGGGGGGGATCCTGTGAGGAAGTGGGAAGGATTTGGGGAACGGGGTTCTGGGGGGGGTGATGGAGGTGTGCGAGGGTTCGTGGGAGCGGGCAATGGGGCAGATGGGCAGCGGGGGCGCCCGGGGACGGCGGCGCCGTTACCTGGGAGAGGTGGCGGCGGCGTGGggggtcccggcggcggcgtggggggggtcccggcggcggcggcgtgggggGGGGTggtcccggcggcggcggcgtggggggggtcccggcggcggcggcgtggggggtcccggcggcggggtggggggtcccggcggcggcggcgtgggaggggtcccggcggcggggtggggggtcccggcggcggcggcgtggggggtcccggcggctcccccggccccgccgccgcccgctaCATTGTAGCGAGCCGCAgggcgcgccccgccccgccgcgctcccatTGGCCAGCGCCGCGcgggcccccgccccgccccgcccctgaTTGGCTGGCGCGCTGCCACCCCCCCCTTTGCAATATTGCCCTCCACCCCCGAGGGGGCAAAATCCCCCCCCGCGGAAGGGGGGTGCCCCACGCCGCGGCCCCACTGCCACGCGTGTCCCCCCCGGGGTAAGTGCAGCCCTATCCCCCACCCCGCGGGCAGAGCCCCATCGGCCCCAGGTCGCCTCCGAGAGTGACCTAggggggggcggcagcgggggggggggggggggggccactAAGGCCGGGCCCCACGGCGCGCCCGGGCCCCACGGGAGCGGCGCGACCGGTCGGGCAGGAACTGGCCGTGCCCAGCCCCAAGGGCAGGGCagagccggcgctgccccctcccagccccgggCGGGGGGGTCAGAGTAGCCTCTccggctgccccccccccctccaagtGTCACCTACTGCCCACAGTGGGGACTGCGGCCCACCCAGCCCCCCGTGGGGTGACCCATGCTGGCCTCGGCGGGAGGGGGGCAGCTGCGAGGgcagggggccgggggggggcacGGCAGGCTCGTGGGGGGGGGGCCCGCAGGACACAGACACACACCAGCCCTGGGCTGACCTCGGTTTATTGATAAAAATCCAGCTGTGGGCacagggccggggggggggggggggagcaggcgCTTAACGACTCTTTTTTTTACATCTCATTATGAGAAAgagccctcccccccccacccctcgcCCAGGGACGGGTGGGGGGGACACAAAGGGCTCCAGCGGCAATGATAGAAAcacccccccttccctcccccccacgctcccccttccccacccctGGCTCATCCACATCACAACCGTGCCCAGCCTCAGCACAGGGTTGTCCCCCACCACAGGGGACACAGCGAGAcgctccccctcctcccccccaagCACTCCTAGTCCCCCACACAGGTTcaaagggagggagagggcagagcggggccggggggggtcAGCCCGCCCCCCAGGGCCCCGCAGTACCTGGGGCGCCCTGGGCATTAACGCCCTCTCCCAGGGCCCTGGCACCCCCACGCCAGGGCTGGGCTCAGCCCCGGGAAGGGCAAATGCACAAGTccaggggaggggggaggtcAGAAATCGGGGTCCTCGGAGTCCCCGGGGGGCTGGGGCTCGTCGCGGTGCCCCCAGACGAAGCGGTAGTTGTCCTCCAGcgcctgctgccgccgccgctccttCTGTGCCTCCTCCGTGCCCTGGATCTGGGGGGAGACACCGTGGGCactgggcccccccccccccagcccccacTGCACAGGGCCACCCGCCTCCCCGGCGGAAGCGGCCGCAgctgcccgccccggccccgtgcctcagtttcctcgCTCTCACCAGGATGTTGAAGAAGATGTCCTTGAGGTTCTTGGTGTCTTCATCCGAGAGCCAGTGCGTCTCGTCCTCGTCACCCGGCCCCCCCGTCGTCACAATCTTGATCTCGATTTTCCCTGCAAGGGGGAGGATACGCGGTGGGAGCCTGCCGCGGCTCGGGGAGGCAGCCCCCAGCGCCCCACGACGGTACCTTCAGCCCTCAGGCCCTCCTTGGCCAGCAGCTCCCGGACTTCGCTCTCGATGTGGTGCAGCTGGGGATTGTCCCGGCCCATTTCCCGCACGCGAGGCTCGCGGTGCTGGGCGCTGCCTGGCCTGATCCTGCTCACCTGCACCCGGACGCGCCCATCTGGGCTGGCATCTGcgagggggagagaggggccACCTCAGGGCCACCCTCCCGGGTGTaggctgggggtgctgggaaGAGCTGCAGCCAGGGGTGCCTGGTTGCCCCCAGCACCCTAAAACCACCCCTTGGATGGGTCTAAGGAATCAGGAGAGACGGGACCGGCCCGGGGTAGCAGCTTTGCCCCCTCCAGGACACGGCTGGACAAGGGCCGTCcacagaagagcagctgaggaCAAACCAGGTGCTTGCTCGGCTGGGGAGCTGGGGCTGGCCTTGCTCCGGGgaccttcttcttcctctttctctgccGCCTTGCTGGGGCGGCCCCCATCCAGCTTGTCCATGAGGCGGTTGAGGGTGGAGGCGAGGGACTTGGATGCCTGATTACGGTCAAACTCCCCCTTCAGCCCCTCCGTCTCCAGCTCATCCTCCACCTGCGGGCGAGGGGCAGAGGCTCAGCAGGGGCAAGGATGGGTCCAGTCCCGCCAGCACCGCCGCGGGGCCTGCGCGGCAGCTCACCTCGTTGATGATGTTGTCAAActccttctccatttctgtcTTCACTTCCTCCTTCAGCTGGGCCATCTGGTCccggggcagcagcacagcttccaGTTCCTTCTCAAATCCACGCAGAAggtccccttcctcctcctcctcatcctcctcctcctctgggcGCTCCCCatctgctgctgtggctggaggCTCCTCAGGGACCGGGGGCTCCGTGGTTTCTGCCACCTCCTCCTTGACTGCTTTCTCCCTAGCCTGGACATGCAGAAGAGGGCTCAGCCATGCAGGAACCACCACACTGTGGCTCAGGGCTACCACAGGCCTTCAGCCCAGGACAGTCTGGCAGGGGCAGTAGGCGCCTAAATCCATTTGGAGGGCAAAATCCTGTCCCGAGGGAGTGAGAAGGGGCCCATGACTGTGGCACCTGACCTATGTGAACATCCTTTATGACTGAAGTGGCATTGCCAACAGGGAAATCGAGTCACAGAGCAGGACAAAAGGAGCTGCCGCAGCCAAATGGGGATGGAAGCACGGGAACATCCCCCATTCCAGGGTCTCATCACCCATGGGTGGGCCTGGAGTCAAGCTTATGACATGGAGTCAAGCCATGGCCCACCTTCTTGGTGTTCTCCTTCAGCTCCTCGATGAACTGCAGCAGATCTCCAGGGTTCCTGATCACTTTGAAGTGGATTTTCTTCCGGTTATCTAAAAGATAgccacaaaaacagaaagaatatagTTGACTGACGCCTGCATCCCAGACAGAGCGCCTGCCACGGAGGGGATGGAGTGGTGGTGTCCAGCCACCCTGGCCCATGGATGCGGCCAGGCACTCACCAGCTGCACGACTCTCTGCTCCCTTCGTGACCGGCTCTTCCTCCTGGGGGAAGGATGGGGTAGTGGAGCGGGAGTCCACACTACACTCCTCTCCCTAGGCAGCCAATGTCACGTGTGCCTGGCCCCAACCCATCCTGGCATGTGGCCACAGGAGCCATATGCTGTGGGAGGACAAGGGCCCCGAGGACACCGGGGACTCACCTTGGCGCTGTCCTGCTGGCTGCTGTCTTTGCCGGTCACCTCGCGCACCCTCTCCCAGAAGGTGGCATCCTTGGCTGGGTCTGGCTCATCCCCTGGAGCAGCTGGCACAGGACGGAGGAGATGGGCAAAGCTGGCACCACAGACGTGGCACCGGCACCCCCAGCCAAACTGCAGGCCACCAGCCCAGCCCCAAACCTACTGCCAGAGCCAGCAAGTgcccacagcagctcctgggccAAAGGGCAGGGCAGGAGCCATGACCCTGCGCCTGTGGGCACTGCCAGGGCCCCCCAGCAGGGCTGCGTGTCCCCTGTGTCACCCCCCTGTGAGGAGGGGACTGAGGTTTGGGGGATGCGGGCTGTACCATTGCCGTGGGCCTCTGCACCTCCTtcatggggctgtgctgggtcTTCGGGGTCCTTCTCGCTCCACAGCCTCGTGTCCAGTGTCTTCAGCTCTTCTGAGATCTCCTCCACCTTTCGCTTGGTGTCAGCTAGAAGAGCAAGACAGAAGGGACTCGTCACTCCTGGAGCTCCGTGCCAGGGGCCAACCACGTGCCCATGGGTCCCTGATACTCACAGACTTGGGCCCGGACGTACTCCACATACTGGGCCGGGCTGAGGGCCGGCTGGCACAGGATGGGCTGGGGGCTGGCACTGGCTGGCGGGCGCAGGAAGGGGTGGTGGCAGATGCGGGTGGTGTGGACGGTCAGGACGTAGGAACAGGATTGGGGCTCGTCCACCCTTGCGATGTAGTCCCCAGCGCCCTCCTCGCACAGGAACTGCGCCCAGGGCGAGAGACGTCAGCCACGTCCACCACCCGAACCCCCATCCTGGGCCACGGGGGCCACCGCggcacctccagccccagcctggcACTGCGGCCACGCTCCCCCCGTCTCACCCTGACTTCGGCCTCCCTGGCTCGCCCGGTGAGGTCGCACTGGGAGCCATTCACGTAGCTCTGGCTGTGGTATCGCTTCAGCCGGTGCTGCTTGGAGGCCtgggggcagagagcaggctggcagcGGGGCCTCGCTCCCCAGGGAGGTTCTCTGGCATCTCGTAAAGGGTTGTGCAGCCCCCGCGGCGACAGGTCCCTCCCACGAGGGCACAGAGGGGACGTGATGGCCTCGAATCAGCCCTGCGGCTGCACGCGAAGCCCGGAGGGAAGCACAAACCTTAGCGGTCTCATCGTCCCAGTCGAATGCCGACTGGTAGTAGCCGAGAAACAGGACGTCCCCTTTGATCTCAGATTCTGCAGCGAGAGAGATGGAGTCATGCAGGCAGCACGGGGGTGAGCCCAGTGCTCTGCCCCTCTCGCCAACCCTGGCTGCGCTCAGGGTCACCCGCCGTCCACGGGCACCGTGGGGACGGGCCACGCGCAGGGGTACCTTCGACATGGTACTGCTGGATGTGCTTCCCGTAGCAGAACTCGTACGTCCACCAGTCCTTGGTCTGGAAGAGACAGGCAGGACCTGGGGCTGGGATCAGGATGGGCTCCAAGGGGTGACATTGGCCCTGGGTGACTCTCACCACCCTGGGGTGACTCAATCCCCCTTCCTGGTCCTCAGAGAGGGCCCTTGTGCTCCTGGGTGACCCCTTCCCCTTCGCTCCACAGGCAGGAACCTGCTCCCCCAGTAGGACGCCGTCATCCCCCCAGCTCACGGGCAGGCCCCCACACCTCCACCATCCCTGCGACCCACAGGCAGACCTCCTGCACCCGCTCACCCACCCTGGCACGCAGGCGGGTGCCCCACATCCCCCTACCTTGACGAGGCAGGGGGCAGCCCCCATGGGGCGCAGGAGCTCGGTGATGCCAGAGCCATTGTAGAGCTGTGCTTCCTCCTCGGGATCAGGCTGGCGCCGCACGGCAGCAGGGGGGAGGCGACACTCATATCGCTGCTTGAACTTTGATGCCACAGTCACCACATCCTCCGCCTGTCTCTGGGGAAAGACATCGACAGGGGTGTGGGGCAAAGGCTCTGGGCACGCCAGGTTTGCCTCTAAACGCGCAGGGCAGCCCCACGTCACACGCGGCCAGCTCACCTTCTCCCCTCCTGGTGCTTACACCGAGCCTACTCGCATCTTACTCCTAGGAGTGCCACCTGGCTCAAATGCCTCCCCCACCAATCAGGGCTCATAGGCAAGAGCTCCGGGCACACTGAGATTGCTTCCGCAGGCCAGCGGGGCTGGAGCGGGGAGGACAAGCCTGCTGCACCATTGCCATCGCTCATCGGGGCAAAAGGGAGAGGCTGGGAACCCCagagcccagcccagcagcaAGGTAGGTAGTGCGGGACTAGCACGGGGAGGCCGTGCTGCGCCGCAGGGGATGGGGGTCCGACCTCTCCGGGGACTCGGGGCAAATCACAGCCCTGTCTCCTCCCCGTGCCTcagttccccccccctcccccgaaACATGGCGGATGAGCGCAGCCTCTCTGGCAAAGCACTGGGacggggctgcggggcgggggACACAGGACAGACACATCACCACTGCCCCCCTCCGCGTCCAGCCAGCGGGGCGTTACCAGCTTTAGCCTGGGCACCGCAGCTGCCCCCACTCCTGGGCTCTCTGGGCCAAGGACAGGGCACCCTGACCCTGGAGACTGTTCGATAGCTCCTGCCTCCCGGCTCAAAGTCACCCTGAGCCGGATGGTGGGGACCAGCGGGTGCTGCGCTCCCTACAGCCTCCCTCACCCCGCACAGCCAAACCCAGGGGCTGAGCGGGGGCCGGGCACCAAGTGGCCCTTGCAGGGGGCTGATCTCGCCCCTGCCCTGGCCTCTTTGGGCAGGGAAAGGACTTTGCACCACTGAAGGTTCAGGCCAGGCTGCCTTGAATGAGGCGTAGAAGCCACAGGGCCTGTCCTGCCATGTGTGTGGCCCCTGCCACATGGTCACTGTCACTTGTGCCACCCAGGCGACCCACGGGAGTGGTTCCACATCGGGGCTGAGCTTCACCGACACCCGGGAGCTGCCCAGCCAGCCCGGAGGGAACCGGCACCCAGGAAGCTAGCAAGGTACCGAATCTGCCAGCCACCCTCGGTGCTGGGTCAGGGGCTCTGGTGCACAGAGGGGCAGTGAAACCCTGCTGCGGCCCCCCTCTCCTAGCACCACTGTGGCTCTGCACCAcggcccagccccacggccacAGGTCCCAGctgaagaaactgaggcagagccACCCTCTGCCACCAGCACTGGTGCCTAGGGAGCCCGGCTGAGCAAATCAGTCCAGTGCCCTCCCCAGCCTAACTCCTCCGGGGTGCTGGCCCCACACAACCAGTTCCTGCCCTAGTCCCAGTACCCCTGCCTAACGTTCCCAGTCTGCTTCCCAGCTTGGCCACAGCTCCCGCCAGGGcctgcccagcacagccaggtCCCTCTCCCCGCTCCGCCCAGTCCAGCCCTGGAGCCTCCTCCCCAGGCAGCTCtcccccagtgctcccagtccccTCCCACCAAGTCCCGAGCTGGATATCCCCTCACCCCGCTGCCCCCCAGCctgactcccccccccccccaggacaGCCCCAGTGCCACCCCGGGTGCTGGCCTGTTTCTCCTTGGAGCCCCCTGGTCCCGGTACGACCCCTAGAGAGGCCTGGTGACCCCCGCCGGTCCCGGTACCCCCCCTCCCGGGGCCGGTACGGCCCCCAGATGGGCCCAGGGTCCCCTCTCAGCCCGGCCCCGGTCGGACCCCCAGGCaggcccggcgccccccgccgcggtCGCACCTGCCCGGCCAGCACGGGCTCGGCAAGGATCTCGATGCCGTATTTGAGCTCGCTGAGCTCCTGCAGGTtgagggcggcgcgggccccacgcagcggccgccccgggcccagcactgccagcaccagcagcagcgccgggcccgggcccgggccccgccgcgccgccatcttcccccccccccttccccaccgCCCGCCGCTTCCGCCCGCCGCCTACTCCACGCCCTCCCCGCCTCCCGGCGGCGCGCGTGGCGGTTGGTCATCCTGCCCGTCCGTCAGGCCCTGGCGCGCCTCCTATTGGTAGCTGCGTAGCGATGACGCCTCCAGGACTGAGGCCGCGGTGGGAGGACGGAAGCACCTCCCCTCGGGGTGAAGTGATGGGGCTGAGTCAGCGCAGGCAGCAGCCAATCGGGGAGAAGAGGGCCGGCCGGCCCCGATGACGTAAGCCGGGCTCTTAAAGGACGAGGGCGGAGGGGAGCCGCCTGGCTCCCTATTGGTGCAGAAGGATACAGGCGATCCCGGGGCTCTGATTGGTCGAGGGCGCGCCGGAGCATCTTGGGGGGGAGAGACGAGCCGGCCGCATCACGTGACCGCAGAGCCCAGTGTGGGGGGGGACATGACCTGTCGTGGGGTGGGGTGGCCTCAGCCTGGCCACCAAgcgcccccccacacacactgtgGCCTAGCCACGGCCATGGCCACGCACCAGGCAAGGCCAGGCTCCCCCCGtccagcagcctgggggctGTCCCTGCCACGCTGCGGGCGGGGGGGGCACACGTACGAGCCCAGCAtgtgcacacacgtgtgtgtgaccctctctgccccccccttttccccacTGCCATGgacccccagcccagcccttgTTGAGGTGCCGCCCCCTACGTTCCCCCCGCGCTGgtggcagctggaggcagccgGGCCCCAGGCAGGCTCAggcctggtgctgcagtgccagcagctgccTGTGCCCATGGCCTCAATGGGGACATTGTGGCAGGCTCTTGGCGTGGGCACAAAGCCTGGCTTGTCCTGCCCATGCTGGAGCTTGGTGCCCACcgtaccccccccccccataccgCTGGGCCCTGgctccacccccccccccccccgccgggcccAGAGCAGCTGGAGACCCGGGATTGCCACGGGATTAGCCATGATTGGGGATCGGGCTGCTAATGCCATTAGTGGCCGGGCTCAGGGAGGTGTCGCAGGGCAGAGGGGGTTAATCCCATGATGCGAAATGGAGCTAATAAATCCCTTGCCCCGAATGGGAGCTGTGGTGGCCTCAGCCCCtcccctgcctcagtttccctgtccggggtgggggtggggggcaagAGGCTGGCACAGAGCAGACCCCAGGCCCGAGGTGGTGCAGATTCCCCAGGCCCAGCCCCACTTTGGGTCtcccctggggggggggtgtgaaATCCAGGctcaggactcctgggtcccaTGCACCCAGCTCCCCCATTGCCCCCTCACCCCGATCTGGGGGAAAACCCCACATCGCCAGCTGGGATCTGCCCCGGTACATGGTGCCCAGCCCGGGGGTGcagcccgcccccccccccttcccagcCGTCTTTGTCCTCCCCCTTTGTTCTCCGCTGCCTTTgtttgtccccccccccccccccccgcggcccccgaCACCCTTCATCTCCCCTCGCGGTCCCCCAGGACCCTCCCGGTCCCGGCCTGCCCCCCCCGCCgggggccggccccggccccccctccgcccccccgccgctgccggggctgcaGCGCTGCCGTTGCCGGCTGGGGCCGCCGGGggcgccctccccgcccgccccccccgcgctgctgggccggggccggggccggtgcgcggccgcggagcgccggGACCCGCCGGCGGAGCCAGGTAGGGCCGGAGCTGTCCAGCGCCTCAGCACCTCCCCCGGCCCCGACCGGGCCCATCGCGGCATGTCGCGACAGGGAGGCACCTGCCGCCGCCCCTCGGCTCCCCTCTGGGCCCCCACATCACCGACCCCGGCCTCCTCCCATCCCCTGAAGCCCCCCGAAAGCCCcgtcccccccccaccccaccagcACCGCCAGGCCCCTCATCCCTCTCCCGCCCTGGCTGGCCCCCGCCCCCCGgatccccttccccccccccccagggtcccCGCATCGCCCTAATCCCCCAGGTCTCTCCTTGTCCTCTCATCTTCCCTGGTCCTCGCAGATCCCCCTTGCACCCCCAAAATGTCCCCAGATCGCCCTGCCCCCCGGaatgccccccccccgcatccccctgcccccccccccactctcCAAGGCTCTGCTGCACCCTGGATtctccccagcacccccaaaacaTCCCCCCGAGCTCAgaacccccccacccccaaatcCTGCCCCTTCCCTAGGCAAAAGTGacatcccccctcccccggctgggggctgcagccaTTTCCCGGTCGGGCTCACCGCACCGGGAGAGGGGGGAAGGCTGGCCCCGTCTGCGCCCCCCCCACGCAGagcaggacgcctgggccccccgtTCACACCGCGTTCTGTGTCCAGGC is from Rhea pennata isolate bPtePen1 chromosome 29, bPtePen1.pri, whole genome shotgun sequence and encodes:
- the OS9 gene encoding protein OS-9 isoform X2 → MAARRGPGPGPALLLVLAVLGPGRPLRGARAALNLQELSELKYGIEILAEPVLAGQRQAEDVVTVASKFKQRYECRLPPAAVRRQPDPEEEAQLYNGSGITELLRPMGAAPCLVKTKDWWTYEFCYGKHIQQYHVEESEIKGDVLFLGYYQSAFDWDDETAKASKQHRLKRYHSQSYVNGSQCDLTGRAREAEVRFLCEEGAGDYIARVDEPQSCSYVLTVHTTRICHHPFLRPPASASPQPILCQPALSPAQYVEYVRAQVSDTKRKVEEISEELKTLDTRLWSEKDPEDPAQPHEGAAPGDEPDPAKDATFWERVREVTGKDSSQQDSAKEEEPVTKGAESRAADNRKKIHFKVIRNPGDLLQFIEELKENTKKAREKAVKEEVAETTEPPVPEEPPATAADGERPEEEEDEEEEEGDLLRGFEKELEAVLLPRDQMAQLKEEVKTEMEKEFDNIINEVEDELETEGLKGEFDRNQASKSLASTLNRLMDKLDGGRPSKAAEKEEEEGPRSKASPSSPAEQAPDASPDGRVRVQVSRIRPGSAQHREPRVREMGRDNPQLHHIESEVRELLAKEGLRAEGKIEIKIVTTGGPGDEDETHWLSDEDTKNLKDIFFNILIQGTEEAQKERRRQQALEDNYRFVWGHRDEPQPPGDSEDPDF
- the OS9 gene encoding protein OS-9 isoform X1, with protein sequence MAARRGPGPGPALLLVLAVLGPGRPLRGARAALNLQELSELKYGIEILAEPVLAGQRQAEDVVTVASKFKQRYECRLPPAAVRRQPDPEEEAQLYNGSGITELLRPMGAAPCLVKTKDWWTYEFCYGKHIQQYHVEESEIKGDVLFLGYYQSAFDWDDETAKASKQHRLKRYHSQSYVNGSQCDLTGRAREAEVRFLCEEGAGDYIARVDEPQSCSYVLTVHTTRICHHPFLRPPASASPQPILCQPALSPAQYVEYVRAQVSDTKRKVEEISEELKTLDTRLWSEKDPEDPAQPHEGGAEAHGNAAPGDEPDPAKDATFWERVREVTGKDSSQQDSAKEEEPVTKGAESRAADNRKKIHFKVIRNPGDLLQFIEELKENTKKAREKAVKEEVAETTEPPVPEEPPATAADGERPEEEEDEEEEEGDLLRGFEKELEAVLLPRDQMAQLKEEVKTEMEKEFDNIINEVEDELETEGLKGEFDRNQASKSLASTLNRLMDKLDGGRPSKAAEKEEEEGPRSKASPSSPAEQAPDASPDGRVRVQVSRIRPGSAQHREPRVREMGRDNPQLHHIESEVRELLAKEGLRAEGKIEIKIVTTGGPGDEDETHWLSDEDTKNLKDIFFNILIQGTEEAQKERRRQQALEDNYRFVWGHRDEPQPPGDSEDPDF